A portion of the Deltaproteobacteria bacterium genome contains these proteins:
- a CDS encoding LEA type 2 family protein, translated as MGRGLRRRSAALVLTAALAGLAGAGAPGCASLGVGAEPIEVNLAGLTPLPSTAFEHRLRVDLRLRNPNQRAYRIDGIRFRLLVNGERLASGQAEVEAVLPRLGEVVVPVTATTTLLDLVNQVVALGIREEAGQSELDYELTGRIFLAGSWGGIDFERRGSTADLRRPR; from the coding sequence ATGGGACGAGGGCTGCGAAGACGATCCGCCGCGCTGGTGCTCACGGCCGCGCTCGCCGGGCTCGCCGGCGCCGGCGCTCCCGGCTGCGCGTCGCTCGGCGTCGGCGCGGAGCCGATCGAGGTGAACCTGGCCGGGCTCACGCCGTTGCCGAGCACGGCCTTCGAGCACCGGCTGCGGGTGGACCTGCGCCTGCGCAACCCGAACCAGCGCGCCTACCGGATCGACGGGATCCGCTTCCGGCTGCTCGTGAACGGCGAGCGCCTCGCGTCGGGCCAGGCCGAGGTCGAGGCCGTGCTGCCCCGCCTCGGCGAGGTCGTGGTGCCGGTGACCGCCACCACGACCCTGCTCGACCTCGTGAACCAGGTGGTCGCGCTCGGGATCCGGGAGGAGGCGGGCCAGAGCGAGCTCGACTACGAGCTCACGGGCCGGATCTTCCTCGCCGGCTCGTGGGGCGGCATCGACTTCGAGCGGCGCGGCAGCACGGCCGACCTGCGCCGCCCCCGCTGA
- the leuC gene encoding 3-isopropylmalate dehydratase large subunit has translation MPRSLLDKVWDAHTVRELPGGQTQLFIGLHLIHEVTSPQAFAALREARLGVRFPKRTFATVDHIIPTDSQRRPLGDPLAEEMLQHLERNCAEHGIAFFGPGSGRQGIVHVIGPELGLTQPGLTIACGDSHTSTHGAFGAVAFGIGTSQVRDVLATQCLALARPKVRRIEVTGKLAPGVYAKDVILTIIRRLGVKGGIGYAYEYAGPVVDAMTLEERMTVCNMSIEGGARCGYVNPDETTFAYLQGREYAPAGAAFERAVAWWRAIASDPGAAYADRVEIEGHALAPTVTYGITPGQAVAVDERVPFPADLPAEERAGVEEALGFMELRPGEPIAGVKIDVAFIGSCTNGRISDLREAARVAQLGRVAPGVRTFVVPGSQEVQRQAEAEGLPEIFRAAGFDWREPGCSMCLAMNPDKLRGRELCASTSNRNFKGRQGSPTGRTLLMSPAMVAAAAIRGHVVDVREVLG, from the coding sequence ATGCCCCGAAGCCTCCTCGACAAGGTCTGGGACGCCCACACCGTCCGCGAGCTGCCGGGCGGGCAGACGCAGCTCTTCATCGGCCTGCACCTGATCCACGAGGTCACGAGCCCGCAGGCCTTCGCCGCCCTGCGCGAGGCCCGGCTCGGGGTGCGCTTCCCGAAGCGCACCTTCGCGACCGTCGACCACATCATCCCGACCGATTCCCAGCGGCGGCCGCTCGGAGACCCGCTCGCCGAGGAGATGCTCCAGCACCTCGAGCGCAACTGCGCCGAGCACGGGATCGCCTTCTTCGGGCCGGGCAGCGGCCGGCAGGGGATCGTGCACGTGATCGGGCCGGAGCTCGGGCTCACCCAGCCCGGCCTGACGATCGCCTGCGGCGACTCCCACACCTCGACCCACGGCGCCTTCGGCGCGGTGGCGTTCGGGATCGGCACGAGCCAGGTGCGCGACGTGCTCGCCACCCAGTGCCTCGCGCTCGCGCGGCCGAAGGTCCGGCGCATCGAGGTGACGGGCAAGCTCGCGCCCGGCGTCTACGCGAAGGACGTGATCCTGACCATCATCCGCCGGCTCGGCGTGAAGGGCGGGATCGGCTACGCCTACGAGTACGCGGGCCCGGTCGTCGACGCGATGACGCTCGAGGAGCGCATGACCGTGTGCAACATGTCGATCGAGGGCGGCGCGCGCTGCGGCTACGTGAACCCCGACGAGACCACCTTCGCGTACCTCCAGGGGCGCGAGTACGCGCCCGCCGGGGCGGCCTTCGAGCGCGCCGTCGCCTGGTGGCGCGCGATCGCGAGCGACCCCGGTGCGGCCTACGCCGACCGCGTCGAGATCGAGGGCCACGCGCTCGCGCCGACCGTCACCTACGGCATCACCCCCGGCCAGGCGGTGGCCGTGGACGAGCGCGTCCCCTTCCCCGCCGACCTGCCCGCCGAGGAGCGCGCCGGCGTCGAGGAGGCGCTCGGCTTCATGGAGCTGAGGCCCGGCGAGCCGATCGCGGGCGTCAAGATCGACGTCGCCTTCATCGGCTCGTGCACGAACGGCCGGATCTCCGACCTGCGCGAGGCCGCCCGCGTGGCGCAGCTCGGGCGCGTGGCGCCCGGCGTGCGCACCTTCGTGGTGCCCGGCTCGCAGGAGGTGCAGCGCCAGGCCGAGGCCGAGGGCCTGCCCGAGATCTTCCGCGCCGCCGGCTTCGACTGGCGCGAGCCCGGCTGCTCGATGTGCCTCGCCATGAACCCCGACAAGCTGCGCGGCCGCGAGCTCTGCGCCTCGACCAGCAACCGCAACTTCAAGGGCCGCCAGGGCTCGCCGACCGGCCGTACGCTCCTGATGTCGCCGGCGATGGTGGCGGCGGCCGCGATCCGGGGCCACGTCGTCGACGTCCGCGAGGTGCTGGGATGA
- a CDS encoding 3-isopropylmalate dehydratase small subunit, with protein sequence MSSDARVVRVEGRGCVLRGDDIDTDRIIPARFLRCVTFDEVGAHAFEDDRLQAKGNHPLDDPRFAGARLLLVGRNFGCGSSREHAPQALWRFGFQAFVGESFAEIFFGNCVALGLPCVTLPRAELTRLMESVELDPRQELVLDLAKGTLASKLGAQAVAMPDGARRQLVEGAWDATAVLLAAGDAIEATAARLPYVGGYTA encoded by the coding sequence ATGAGTTCGGACGCCCGGGTCGTTCGCGTCGAGGGCCGCGGCTGCGTGCTGCGCGGCGACGACATCGACACCGACCGGATCATCCCGGCGCGCTTCCTGCGCTGCGTCACCTTCGACGAGGTCGGCGCGCACGCCTTCGAGGACGACCGCCTCCAGGCCAAGGGCAACCACCCGCTCGACGACCCGCGCTTCGCGGGCGCCCGCCTCCTGCTCGTCGGACGCAACTTCGGCTGCGGCTCCTCGCGCGAGCACGCGCCGCAGGCGCTCTGGCGTTTCGGCTTCCAGGCCTTCGTCGGCGAGTCGTTCGCCGAGATCTTCTTCGGCAACTGCGTGGCGCTCGGGCTGCCGTGCGTGACCCTGCCGCGCGCCGAGCTCACGAGGCTGATGGAGTCGGTGGAGCTCGACCCGCGCCAGGAACTGGTCCTCGACCTCGCCAAGGGCACGCTCGCCTCGAAGCTCGGCGCACAGGCCGTCGCGATGCCCGACGGCGCGCGCCGCCAGCTCGTGGAGGGCGCCTGGGACGCTACCGCCGTGCTGCTGGCCGCGGGCGACGCGATCGAGGCGACCGCGGCGCGGCTGCCCTACGTCGGGGGCTACACCGCGTAG
- a CDS encoding nucleotidyltransferase domain-containing protein: MSGPSRDAIVTGLRRAGARFAFVHGSRATGTARPDSDLDVAAWWPGAAPAPWDLSLPDGVDLLVLNGAPLELAGRVALHGELLFDDDPPARVAWQAQTRLVYLDEEDRQRALDRIFFEERAGGR, translated from the coding sequence GTGAGCGGTCCCTCGCGCGACGCCATCGTCACCGGGCTGCGTAGAGCGGGTGCTCGCTTCGCCTTCGTGCACGGCTCGCGCGCGACGGGGACGGCGCGCCCGGACTCCGACCTCGACGTGGCCGCTTGGTGGCCCGGCGCCGCCCCGGCGCCTTGGGACCTGAGCCTGCCCGACGGCGTGGACCTGCTGGTCCTGAACGGAGCGCCGCTCGAGCTGGCCGGCCGCGTCGCGCTTCACGGCGAGCTGCTCTTCGACGACGACCCGCCGGCCCGGGTGGCCTGGCAGGCGCAGACCCGGCTCGTCTACCTCGACGAGGAGGACCGCCAGCGCGCGCTCGACCGGATCTTCTTCGAGGAGCGCGCGGGTGGTCGATGA
- a CDS encoding DUF86 domain-containing protein, with product MVDERRVRRLLQRVSEDLGWLRGRASEDRAALSADADRLAALKYRFVTAIEGCLNVAQHLCASEGWGPPASNAEALRLLGRHQVLEAARRGMARRYAV from the coding sequence GTGGTCGATGAGCGGCGCGTCCGGCGGCTCCTCCAGCGGGTGAGCGAAGATCTCGGGTGGCTGCGCGGGCGTGCGAGCGAGGACCGCGCCGCGCTCAGCGCCGACGCCGACCGGCTCGCGGCGTTGAAGTACCGCTTCGTCACCGCGATCGAGGGCTGCCTGAACGTGGCGCAGCACCTGTGCGCGTCCGAGGGCTGGGGGCCGCCGGCGAGCAACGCCGAGGCGTTGCGGCTGCTCGGCAGGCACCAGGTGCTCGAGGCGGCGCGGAGAGGGATGGCGCGTCGCTACGCGGTGTAG
- a CDS encoding dienelactone hydrolase family protein produces the protein MNLVHTAYVPEGDGPFPTILAIHGFGASANDLLGLAPFLRGGEALMVCPQGPVGVGMPDRPGVVIGWAWFPLAGGREPDPSEVGRAARALEAFVDQALERYPADRRKVLLLGFSQGGVMAYDLFLRRPERFAGLAALSSWLPPELAAQAPPADAHKNLPVLVVHGSDDPMIPVARAQESRDALLSYGVSLTYRELGMGHEISPDALRALVEWIEEKVFGLIQLA, from the coding sequence ATGAACCTGGTCCACACCGCCTACGTCCCCGAGGGAGACGGCCCGTTTCCCACCATCCTCGCGATCCACGGCTTCGGCGCGAGCGCCAACGACCTGCTCGGGCTCGCCCCGTTCCTGCGCGGCGGCGAGGCGTTGATGGTCTGCCCGCAGGGCCCGGTGGGCGTCGGGATGCCGGACCGGCCGGGGGTCGTGATCGGCTGGGCGTGGTTCCCGCTGGCCGGCGGCCGCGAGCCCGACCCGAGCGAGGTGGGGAGGGCGGCCCGCGCGCTCGAGGCCTTCGTCGACCAGGCGCTCGAGCGCTATCCGGCCGACCGGCGCAAGGTCCTGCTGCTCGGCTTCAGCCAGGGCGGCGTCATGGCCTACGACCTCTTCCTGCGCCGCCCCGAGCGCTTCGCGGGGCTCGCGGCGCTCTCCTCGTGGCTGCCGCCCGAGCTGGCCGCGCAGGCCCCGCCGGCCGATGCGCACAAGAACCTCCCGGTGCTCGTCGTGCACGGCAGCGACGACCCGATGATCCCGGTCGCGCGCGCCCAGGAGTCGCGCGACGCGCTGCTCTCCTACGGCGTGTCGCTCACCTACCGCGAGCTCGGCATGGGGCACGAGATCTCCCCCGACGCGCTGCGCGCGCTCGTCGAGTGGATCGAGGAGAAGGTCTTCGGCCTGATCCAGCTCGCCTGA
- a CDS encoding enoyl-CoA hydratase-related protein: MADELVRSERRGAGGAVALLTLDRPAALNALDRATLERLRARVAELAADGSVRAVVVTGAGRAFAAGADIAGMRRLGPVEAEAFSRLGHETFASLEALPVPTLAAVNGFALGGGCELALACDWIYASAKARFGQPEVNLGLLPGFGGTSRLVRRVGPAWTKELVLGGEPIDADTALRIGLANRVFEPDALVAAAVAAGERIAAKGPVAVALAKRVLQEAQDADLRVAHALEQQAFGLVFASEDHAEGMDAFLEKRDAKFRGR; the protein is encoded by the coding sequence ATGGCGGACGAGCTCGTACGATCGGAGCGCCGGGGGGCGGGTGGGGCGGTCGCGCTCCTGACCCTCGACCGGCCCGCGGCGCTGAACGCCCTCGACCGCGCCACGCTCGAGCGGCTGCGCGCGCGCGTCGCGGAGCTCGCGGCCGACGGCAGCGTGCGCGCGGTGGTCGTGACCGGGGCGGGTCGTGCCTTCGCGGCCGGCGCCGACATCGCCGGGATGCGGCGGCTCGGGCCGGTCGAGGCGGAGGCCTTCAGCCGGCTCGGGCACGAGACCTTCGCGTCGCTCGAAGCGCTCCCGGTGCCCACCCTCGCCGCCGTGAACGGCTTCGCGCTCGGCGGCGGCTGCGAGCTGGCGCTCGCCTGCGACTGGATCTACGCCTCCGCGAAGGCGCGCTTCGGGCAGCCCGAGGTGAACCTGGGTCTCCTGCCCGGCTTCGGCGGCACGAGCCGGCTCGTGCGCCGCGTGGGGCCCGCGTGGACGAAGGAGCTGGTCCTCGGCGGCGAGCCGATCGACGCCGACACCGCGCTGCGCATCGGCCTCGCGAACCGCGTCTTCGAGCCGGACGCACTCGTCGCGGCCGCCGTCGCGGCCGGCGAGCGGATCGCGGCGAAGGGCCCCGTCGCGGTCGCGCTCGCCAAGCGCGTCCTGCAGGAGGCGCAGGACGCCGACCTGCGGGTCGCCCACGCCCTCGAGCAGCAGGCCTTCGGCCTCGTCTTCGCGAGCGAGGACCACGCCGAGGGGATGGACGCCTTCCTCGAGAAGCGCGACGCGAAGTTCCGGGGCCGCTAA